A stretch of Lathyrus oleraceus cultivar Zhongwan6 chromosome 6, CAAS_Psat_ZW6_1.0, whole genome shotgun sequence DNA encodes these proteins:
- the LOC127091999 gene encoding protein unc-13 homolog isoform X1 produces the protein MPLHHIPSPFGDPPPNLPSSDLRETAYEILLAACRSSGPKPLTFISQSDKGLRDPADPAPPASLRRSRTSIAASKVKKALGLKTSSLKNKRPVTTGEVVRLQMRISEQSDSRIRRALLRIAAAQLGRRMESVVLPLELIQLFKNSDFPNQQEYEVWLRRNLKVLEAGLLLHPRLPLDKADTSAQKLRGIIGGAIEKPINFTSSGESMQTLRSVVMSLSCRSFDGSVPETCHWADGFPLNLWIYQTLLEACFDGHIETCVIDEVDEVLELIKKTWLMLGINETLHNTCFTWVLFHRYVVTREVENDLLFASCNLLEEVEKDTKAMKDPSYSKTLSSTLNMMLGWAEKRLLAYHDIFHSGNIESMESVVSLAALSAKILAEDISNEYNQKKNHVDVAYTRVENYIRSSLRAVFIQKVEKVDPRKHPSRKQNKPFPILSVLARDITELAFEEKDIFSPKLKRWHPLAAGVAVATLHVCYGNELKKYVKGITELTPDAIEVLMAADKLEKELVQIAVEDSVDSEDGGKSIIMEIQPYEAEAIIANLVKSWINIRVDRLVELVDRIMHQEAWNPQENKEGFAPSAVQVLRFIDDTVEAFFLLPISMHAALLPELISGLDKSIQQYILKAKSGCGNRNTFMPTLPDLTRCSTKGKYHSVFRKKEKPQMTQRRKALVRTTSEDSSVDIPHLCVRINTMQRIRMELGVLEKRIVANLSSSNSANEDNIANGVSFKFSAVAAGEGIRQLCECIAYKAIFKDLCHVLWDSLYVEEVSSARIEPFLNELEQYLEIISSTVHDKVRTRVIIEVMRASFDGFLLVLLAGGSSRAFSLQDSFVIEEDFKLLSDLFWSNGDGLPAELIEKHSATVRGVLPLFHTDTQQIIQQFIQLTKETYGSSAKSRLPLPPKAEQWRPREPDTLLRVLCYRNDEAAAKFLKKNYNLPTKV, from the exons ATGCCTCTCCACCACATCCCTTCACCGTTCGGAGATCCGCCTCCCAATTTACCTTCATCGGACCTCCGTGAAACCGCCTACGAGATCCTCTTAGCGGCATGCCGAAGCTCAGGTCCGAAGCCGTTGACATTCATTTCGCAGTCGGACAAGGGACTTAGGGATCCGGCTGATCCGGCTCCGCCGGCTTCCCTGCGCCGGTCGCGGACTTCGATTGCGGCTAGTAAGGTGAAGAAGGCGTTGGGACTCAAAACGTCGTCGTTGAAGAATAAGCGTCCGGTTACGACTGGGGAAGTTGTGAGACTGCAGATGAGGATCTCTGAACAGAGTGATAGTAGGATTCGAAGAGCGCTTCTCAGAATCGCTGCTGCACAG CTTGGAAGACGCATGGAGTCGGTGGTTCTTCCGTTAGAGCTTATACAACTGTTCAAGAATTCAGATTTTCCCAACCAACAAGAGTATGAAGTTTGGTTGAGAAGAAATTTGAAGGTTCTTGAAGCCGGGCTCCTCTTGCATCCTCGCCTTCCATTAGATAAGGCAGACACCTCTGCGCAGAAACTCCGGGGCATAATTGGGGGAGCCATTGAGAAACCTATAAATTTTACAAGTAGTGGTGAATCAATGCAAACCCTCCGAAGTGTTGTTATGTCTCTTTCTTGTAGATCATTTGACGGGTCTGTTCCTGAGACATGTCATTGGGCGGACGGGTTTCCACTGAACCTTTGGATCTACCAAACTCTTTTAGAAGCTTGTTTTGATGGTCACATTGAAACCTGTGTGATAGACGAGGTTGATGAGGTCTTAGAGCTCATTAAGAAGACCTGGCTTATGCTTGGAATCAATGAAACCCTACATAATACTTGTTTCACGTGGGTCTTATTTCATAGATACGTCGTCACTCGTGAAGTAGAAAATGATCTGCTTTTTGCATCCTGTAATCTACTGGAGGAAGTTGAGAAAGATACCAAGGCCATGAAAGATCCTTCTTACTCAAAAACTTTGAGCTCCACATTGAATATGATGTTAGGTTGGGCAGAGAAAAGGCTCCTTGCCTACCACGATATTTTCCATAGTGGTAATATTGAATCCATGGAAAGTGTTGTATCTCTTGCTGCACTATCAGCAAAGATACTGGCAGAAGATATCTCTAATGAGTATAATCAGAAGAAGAACCATGTCGATGTAGCCTATACCAGAGTTGAAAATTATATTAGATCATCATTGCGTGCTGTTTTCATTCAG AAAGTGGAGAAAGTGGACCCCAGAAAGCATCCATCTAGAAAACAGAACAAGCCTTTTCCAATTCTTTCTGTCCTCGCACGAGACATTACTGAACTGGCTTTTGAGGAGAAAGACATATTTAGTCCTAAATTGAAGAGATGGCATCCTCTTGCTGCTGGTGTTGCGGTTGCTACCCTTCATGTGTGTTATGGAAATGAGTTGAAGAAATATGTTAAAGGTATCACAGAGTTGACACCTGATGCTATAGAAGTGTTGATGGCTGCCGACAAGTTGGAGAAAGAGCTGGTGCAGATAGCAGTGGAAGATTCTGTTGATAGTGAAGATGGTGGGAAATCCATTATAATGGAGATCCAACCTTATGAGGCTGAAGCTATAATTGCTAATCTGGTTAAGTCATGGATAAATATCAGAGTGGATAGACTGGTAGAATTGGTTGACAGAATTATGCATCAAGAG GCATGGAATCCACAGGAAAATAAAGAAGGCTTTGCTCCTTCTGCAGTTCAAGTTCTACGATTCATAGATGACACTGTGGAAGCTTTCTTCCTGTTGCCCATATCCATGCATGCAGCTTTACTTCCTGAATTGATATCTGGTCTTGACAAATCTATCCAACAATACATTTTGAAAGCAAAATCTGGATGCG GGAACCGTAATACATTCATGCCGACGTTGCCTGATTTGACTAGGTGTTCAACAAAAGGAAAATATCACAGTGTATTCCGTAAAAAAGAAAAGCCACAAATGACTCAGAGGAGGAAAGCCCTTGTTAGAACCACAAGTGAAGATAGCTCGGTTGATATACCCCACCTGTGTGTTCGCATTAATACTATGCAGCGTATTCGCATGGAATTAGGGGTTCTGGAAAAGAGGATAGTTGCCAATCTTAGCAGCTCTAATTCCGCCAATGAGGATAATATAGCAAATGGGGTGAGCTTCAAGTTTTCTGCAGTCGCTGCAGGGGAAGGTATCCGTCAACTCTGCGAGTGTATAGCATACAAAGCTATTTTCAAAGATCTCTGTCACGTTCTTTGGGACAGCCTATATGTAGAAGAAGTTTCATCAGCCAGGATTGAGCCTTTTCTTAACGAGCTTGAGCAATACTTAGAGATCATATCATCAACAGTGCATGATAAAGTTAGAACACGAGTAATTATTGAAGTAATGCGGGCTTCTTTTGATGGGTTCCTGTTGGTTTTGTTGGCTGGAGGTTCATCCCGTGCTTTCTCTTTGCAAGATTCTTTTGTAATAGAGGAAGATTTCAAGCTTCTGAGTGACTTGTTCTGGTCAAATGGGGACGGCTTGCCGGCCGAATTAATCGAAAAACATTCTGCAACCGTTCGAGGTGTACTCCCCTTATTTCACACAGATACACAACAAATAATTCAGCAATTCATCCAACTTACTAAAGAAACGTATGGTTCTTCGGCTAAATCGCGGCTTCCATTGCCTCCAAAAGCAGAGCAATGGAGGCCAAGAGAACCAGACACACTTCTGCGAGTTTTATGTTACAGGAATGATGAAGCAGCAGCCAAGTTCCTTAAGAAAAATTACAATTTGCCTACAAAAGTCTAA
- the LOC127091999 gene encoding protein unc-13 homolog isoform X2, translated as MESVVLPLELIQLFKNSDFPNQQEYEVWLRRNLKVLEAGLLLHPRLPLDKADTSAQKLRGIIGGAIEKPINFTSSGESMQTLRSVVMSLSCRSFDGSVPETCHWADGFPLNLWIYQTLLEACFDGHIETCVIDEVDEVLELIKKTWLMLGINETLHNTCFTWVLFHRYVVTREVENDLLFASCNLLEEVEKDTKAMKDPSYSKTLSSTLNMMLGWAEKRLLAYHDIFHSGNIESMESVVSLAALSAKILAEDISNEYNQKKNHVDVAYTRVENYIRSSLRAVFIQKVEKVDPRKHPSRKQNKPFPILSVLARDITELAFEEKDIFSPKLKRWHPLAAGVAVATLHVCYGNELKKYVKGITELTPDAIEVLMAADKLEKELVQIAVEDSVDSEDGGKSIIMEIQPYEAEAIIANLVKSWINIRVDRLVELVDRIMHQEAWNPQENKEGFAPSAVQVLRFIDDTVEAFFLLPISMHAALLPELISGLDKSIQQYILKAKSGCGNRNTFMPTLPDLTRCSTKGKYHSVFRKKEKPQMTQRRKALVRTTSEDSSVDIPHLCVRINTMQRIRMELGVLEKRIVANLSSSNSANEDNIANGVSFKFSAVAAGEGIRQLCECIAYKAIFKDLCHVLWDSLYVEEVSSARIEPFLNELEQYLEIISSTVHDKVRTRVIIEVMRASFDGFLLVLLAGGSSRAFSLQDSFVIEEDFKLLSDLFWSNGDGLPAELIEKHSATVRGVLPLFHTDTQQIIQQFIQLTKETYGSSAKSRLPLPPKAEQWRPREPDTLLRVLCYRNDEAAAKFLKKNYNLPTKV; from the exons ATGGAGTCGGTGGTTCTTCCGTTAGAGCTTATACAACTGTTCAAGAATTCAGATTTTCCCAACCAACAAGAGTATGAAGTTTGGTTGAGAAGAAATTTGAAGGTTCTTGAAGCCGGGCTCCTCTTGCATCCTCGCCTTCCATTAGATAAGGCAGACACCTCTGCGCAGAAACTCCGGGGCATAATTGGGGGAGCCATTGAGAAACCTATAAATTTTACAAGTAGTGGTGAATCAATGCAAACCCTCCGAAGTGTTGTTATGTCTCTTTCTTGTAGATCATTTGACGGGTCTGTTCCTGAGACATGTCATTGGGCGGACGGGTTTCCACTGAACCTTTGGATCTACCAAACTCTTTTAGAAGCTTGTTTTGATGGTCACATTGAAACCTGTGTGATAGACGAGGTTGATGAGGTCTTAGAGCTCATTAAGAAGACCTGGCTTATGCTTGGAATCAATGAAACCCTACATAATACTTGTTTCACGTGGGTCTTATTTCATAGATACGTCGTCACTCGTGAAGTAGAAAATGATCTGCTTTTTGCATCCTGTAATCTACTGGAGGAAGTTGAGAAAGATACCAAGGCCATGAAAGATCCTTCTTACTCAAAAACTTTGAGCTCCACATTGAATATGATGTTAGGTTGGGCAGAGAAAAGGCTCCTTGCCTACCACGATATTTTCCATAGTGGTAATATTGAATCCATGGAAAGTGTTGTATCTCTTGCTGCACTATCAGCAAAGATACTGGCAGAAGATATCTCTAATGAGTATAATCAGAAGAAGAACCATGTCGATGTAGCCTATACCAGAGTTGAAAATTATATTAGATCATCATTGCGTGCTGTTTTCATTCAG AAAGTGGAGAAAGTGGACCCCAGAAAGCATCCATCTAGAAAACAGAACAAGCCTTTTCCAATTCTTTCTGTCCTCGCACGAGACATTACTGAACTGGCTTTTGAGGAGAAAGACATATTTAGTCCTAAATTGAAGAGATGGCATCCTCTTGCTGCTGGTGTTGCGGTTGCTACCCTTCATGTGTGTTATGGAAATGAGTTGAAGAAATATGTTAAAGGTATCACAGAGTTGACACCTGATGCTATAGAAGTGTTGATGGCTGCCGACAAGTTGGAGAAAGAGCTGGTGCAGATAGCAGTGGAAGATTCTGTTGATAGTGAAGATGGTGGGAAATCCATTATAATGGAGATCCAACCTTATGAGGCTGAAGCTATAATTGCTAATCTGGTTAAGTCATGGATAAATATCAGAGTGGATAGACTGGTAGAATTGGTTGACAGAATTATGCATCAAGAG GCATGGAATCCACAGGAAAATAAAGAAGGCTTTGCTCCTTCTGCAGTTCAAGTTCTACGATTCATAGATGACACTGTGGAAGCTTTCTTCCTGTTGCCCATATCCATGCATGCAGCTTTACTTCCTGAATTGATATCTGGTCTTGACAAATCTATCCAACAATACATTTTGAAAGCAAAATCTGGATGCG GGAACCGTAATACATTCATGCCGACGTTGCCTGATTTGACTAGGTGTTCAACAAAAGGAAAATATCACAGTGTATTCCGTAAAAAAGAAAAGCCACAAATGACTCAGAGGAGGAAAGCCCTTGTTAGAACCACAAGTGAAGATAGCTCGGTTGATATACCCCACCTGTGTGTTCGCATTAATACTATGCAGCGTATTCGCATGGAATTAGGGGTTCTGGAAAAGAGGATAGTTGCCAATCTTAGCAGCTCTAATTCCGCCAATGAGGATAATATAGCAAATGGGGTGAGCTTCAAGTTTTCTGCAGTCGCTGCAGGGGAAGGTATCCGTCAACTCTGCGAGTGTATAGCATACAAAGCTATTTTCAAAGATCTCTGTCACGTTCTTTGGGACAGCCTATATGTAGAAGAAGTTTCATCAGCCAGGATTGAGCCTTTTCTTAACGAGCTTGAGCAATACTTAGAGATCATATCATCAACAGTGCATGATAAAGTTAGAACACGAGTAATTATTGAAGTAATGCGGGCTTCTTTTGATGGGTTCCTGTTGGTTTTGTTGGCTGGAGGTTCATCCCGTGCTTTCTCTTTGCAAGATTCTTTTGTAATAGAGGAAGATTTCAAGCTTCTGAGTGACTTGTTCTGGTCAAATGGGGACGGCTTGCCGGCCGAATTAATCGAAAAACATTCTGCAACCGTTCGAGGTGTACTCCCCTTATTTCACACAGATACACAACAAATAATTCAGCAATTCATCCAACTTACTAAAGAAACGTATGGTTCTTCGGCTAAATCGCGGCTTCCATTGCCTCCAAAAGCAGAGCAATGGAGGCCAAGAGAACCAGACACACTTCTGCGAGTTTTATGTTACAGGAATGATGAAGCAGCAGCCAAGTTCCTTAAGAAAAATTACAATTTGCCTACAAAAGTCTAA